The sequence below is a genomic window from Gossypium hirsutum isolate 1008001.06 chromosome A11, Gossypium_hirsutum_v2.1, whole genome shotgun sequence.
TTTCCTCTATCATAGCAGTAAACTGCAGTGAGCTTCCCATTGTCTGCTCACTCAAAAACTGAGCAGCTTCGGTACCAAATTCATCATCCAGGCTCGGAACTTTAAGGAATGCAAGACTACATAGCTGAGCAAGCCCAGGAGACGCTGATAATGAAGGATCAAGAGGTCGTAATTGACTGTATGGAACCTCCTCTTGATTCCCATAATCAATATAAAACACTTCAAAGTTGTCAGTAGGAGATTGAACTCCTCCTCGAGGTGCATTGACAATCTTCACAAGGCAAAAGTGGAATACAAGAACATGTCAGAATGGCATACAAAGATTGCATAACAGGCAAGCAAGAAAGGAAAAGGCCATCCCCACAAAAGTGTAAAATATAAGCCATACAAAAAAGAAttgaaaagaataaaacaaaGGACACAGAAGTTAGAACAAACCATTGCACGATTCCAGGAATTATCCATACTAAACTGAGCAAGGACGATGTCACCCTTCTTAGGGTTAAAGGCACCAATCACAGGAGCTTCTTGGATAGTTAAAGATGCAAGCTGTTTTTGGATAGCTGATACTCTCTGATCTCCCACCGTCTGGACATAAAATTTTCCGCCACCCAATATTTCTGTAACCACCACCTGAAAATAACAAGAAAAGTAAATTAACCGATTTCTTGACAGTAGAAAAGCACCATTTAGTTCAGTTCTTAGAGCACCTGTAGCAGTTCTTTTTGCTTGTTTTCAACAGTGGCAGGTCCATTGGAAACTTCCTCTCCTTCAACATAGTTCTCCCAAATCTACACATAAAAGCGTAAAGATAAATAAAGCCAGAAAGTTTAATTAGCATTAGCAAAAGAAAATTGGCAAAAGAAATATATGAACTGCTTCTTACTTTCAGCTTCTTCCTCTTGGCAGATAGCTCAGCCTGTTCAAGAAGATGAGCATCAGGAATCCTATCACTACCAAATGAAGTTTGTAGCTTAGCCAGGCCAGCCTCAAGAAGCGTCACAGCCACATTGGTTTTTGATTCCCACAAAGATCCCAAAAATGTTCCAGTTCTATCAACAGTTTCAACTTCAACCTGTGTAGAAAAACATAcactaattaaaaacaaaaacaaatacaaaaatGGCAGATAAGCAGTTCACAGAGAGAGACCCATACCACCACATCTCTCTGCATGATCTTTCGTCTCATCAGAGCTATGGCTTCATCTGAGTAGGGCTCCTCGCGACCAGGACATCTGACACCAGAAAATGAAAAGGCAATGCTACAAGTTTCCTTTGGGATCAACAACTTGAAACGATGACCACTTAGGACATATTCCACAATAGCTGGAATCCTGCCACGATTCAGGAATGGCAGGAAATCCCTAGCTTTCTTGGCTGATGCCTGGTAGTATACAAGAAATGGAAATTGGAATTCAGATAAGAAATAGAAATATAACAgaaagaaaataatcaaaataaaaggaGATCACCAACCATTGTAAGGTCTTGAATGTGCATGACCGGAGGATCCTTCGCAGAATGAATTCCCTTCTTCCCAGAAATAGCACGGGATTCAGCAGCCAGAAGGGCATCATAATAGTTTGATCTTTCCTCAAAATCTCTATGTCTTATCACAGTGCCAAAGCCACGTCCAACAACCAACTCGGCCACATTCAAGCCAGGCTGCTGGCTGCCAGCTGCAGATGCGTTTGCTGCAGAAACCTCATCTCCATCACCCTTGATGGAAGACAGGAGGAAGACTGAGCCAAAATCCATTACCCTTGAATCTGCAGATGCAGCAGGAGCTCCATCTGCCATGGGGACTTTCCTGGAATATTCCATTTGTACACTCACCTAATAAAAGCAAGTTgacaaattataaatatatgttcaaCACTACCAGAATAAGACATAAATGAGCAGGTGTTCAAACCTGTTTTCCTACAAGGCGTGTTCTTAAAAATTCCCTTGCTTCACGGGCATAGGCAGTTGGCTTTTCATCTCTTCGAGGATTGCCCATTTTTGGACATCTAATGCTTGAAAGATTGACTCGGCGCTCAGCAAGAGGACTGCCATAAGGGATAGAATCATCAGCCACAACAATGCAGTCCCCACTAACAACCTCCACAACCTGAGAAAAAATATACTTccataaataattacaaaatcaAGAACCTGCTAATACAATAACATGAAAAGAATAATTCCATTACCTTTCCTGTGAAGTTTTGATCACGAATTGCCTTGGAATTTGTAGCTGGCGGTACATAGTTTGTCCACATCCTCAGCCGAGCTTTCTTGGCTTGAAGCTCTGCAGACTTCAACCGCCGCTTGGCATCATCCTCCATCATATTAGCACTCCATTCAACATATTTTGCTAGACCCTTTATTTGAGAAGAAATGGTTAGGATGAGAGATGAGGGGAGAGAGAGAATTCAGAGTATATCAACATAAATTCATGGAAAGGAAGTATGCATGTTTTGTTTCGTAAAAATATCAGGATGAAATGACTCGGATAAACCAAGAAACAGTTTAGCTATAAACTGACGAGggtataataaaatttacaagcaaaagaagaaaaaaaactaacttatgttaaataaaaaacaTGAATTCTATAAATTATAATTCAGTAATAGTCCAATGTTATATCATTGATTAAACCAATGTTGGGGCCAAGAACATACATTTTCCACAAGCTCCAAAGCGAGGTCTTTTGCTGTATCACCTTCAGGATAATAAACTGACCCAATCAAATTGCTGAATTTGTCTACACCTTCGAGGACAATACGAACCTACAAAATTAACCCTGAATTTAGGCTATTATACAAAAAGAATGCATACATGAATGATACTTGTCAACTTAAAAGTATTCATTCCCTCACCTCTCTATTCAAACAGCGAACTTCTGTAAAATATTTTGCTTCTGGTCCAAACGGATCAGGAGAAACTTCAGAAGAAGCTGTCGATGATGCAGCAAGCCTCTGTGCCGATGTTAAGGCAGCCCGTGGCTCAGCTGAAGCATCTCCATTTTGTTCATCAGAAGTCAAATCTGTTTCAACAACAGTTTCGGCAGCAGCCCTTCTACCCATTGAAGGGGCCTAAATAAACAGGAAAAGGATATTCAAAAAGCAAACTCATATGATGAACCCCAAAAAGTAGACTAAAAGTTATGAATTAGAACTTGTACCTGGATACCAGCAACAAAGACCTGCACAAACTGAAAATCTGGAAGCAAATAGACTCGAACAGTACTACCATCGCGAACCTGCTCAACGATACCTTGCATTGGACTGCCCTTATTTGCAGCCAGAAGACCCATGGCATCCAAGTTACTTGGGTCACCAATGGCAGAAGGAGGTAAATTACGTATAGAAGCCTCAGCAGCACCAGGTACCTACAACCACAATTACAAAGATCATGACCGTTAAAAACTACTCTTTGCTAAATCAGTGAGTCAAATATATAATGGACTGCTACAAAGGGGAAAAAGATTACCTTGCTCCATCGACCCACGCCTTGTTGTTTGGCCTGTTCTTCAAGACGTAGCAATTCAGCAAGGAAAGGACTTGCTTCCCCTTTCTGCTGTCCTTGTTCCCTAACCTGTAGAAGCCCAGCTCAGTTAAACTGAGTACAAAAAAAATAAACCTTTCCCAGTGTTTTTACAAACTGAAAAGCAAATAACCTTAGCCCAGCCTTCAGAGACAACCAACATTGCAACATTTTTGTCACCACCAAGGTAAACAGACCCAAATTCTCGGCCTATGCTTGGTACTGCATATTCGACTCTAAAAGTGACTTCCTGAACACagaataaattaatttagataCACATGTTCTAAACAACCAAGCGTCACCTATAACAAGTAAAAACAATAACCAGAATAATTCAAAAGAAACAGCACCTTTCCAATGCAGAGCTTCCTCAAATACTCTCTGCTGTCCCAGGCAAATGGCTCATCAACACCTCCTCTTCGGGCCTATTAATTAGAGGAAAAAGGAAGAGCAAGAAAATAAGCATCAGCTGGAAGTTTTACTCAAAAGATATGCAACAAAAATGTTTATCTTAGACGTTGGAAATTATACAATTAAAACACATAAAGCGACTCTCATCCAACAAAATCATTAtccaaacaaaaactaaattaatcAGCAAGAAAAAGTAAAACAAACATACAAACCATCATTTAATAGCGAACTAATCCAAAAGCAAACTTGCATTCAAATGAGCTTTACCAGTCTAGGAGCAATGAGAGAAGCCAAGGTAATGGTTTTCTCAGGTGGAGGTCCAGGCCTGTTACTGGTCAAGGCCATTATCACCAAGCTATCCCCCGATGGAACTGCTTTGACTCTCCCTTTGTACCATCCCGTGCCACTAGCAGTTGAAGCCGCCATCGCCAACGGCTAAGATCTACATAAAGAATTAGCAAACAGTCCACTTTCTACATCAGTATTTCTATGAACATACAAAAAATATTTGCAATTCTAAATAATAGAATTCAAACAAATCCAGATCTGTAACATCGGACTAATAGCATCTTCGAAACGACCGACAATTCATCGTTTAATCTTATAAAACGCTACATGCATCACGAAAACGTCAATATATTAATAACTGAACCGATCTAAAAACTTGATCTGTTAATTTCTCAAACAAAAGCAACgaaaaacaacataaataaaatCATTGCATGAAAAAAATCAGATTATAGCAATGCAAACGGAATAGATCTAATACTAAAAACATGAAGAATTATCGGTACTGATATTTTTACCTGGATCAGCTGAGGAAAACCGAAGCCTTATTGATCTATCAAAAATATGGATTGAAAGATTTTATTTAGGCTCCGTTTATTATATCTCAGTGTTATTTtagaggaaaataaataaataaattaaagaaagaagaaaaagacgaGACAAGATAGAGACGGCgatcagagagagagagaggttgGAGATCGTGTAAGAGGAGGGGTCAATATGTAAACAGAGAGGTAGGCGAGGTGGGCGATGAATATTTATATACCCTcctttttaggtaaaatttacatGGAGTGCCACGGAATTTACGGTCCTTTTTGATATTGACCAAAGTGACACTGATACTGCCTATGGGGTTAGATTTCCTAATTCAGAATTGCGTCAAATTTTAGTGATGCGTTaggaaaaataagaaatttaaggCTTAATATATACATTCATCCCTGAACTTAATAATTTTTCTCAAATTAGACCTTAAACTCTTTTTGGATCATATTAACTCTAAACTTAACAACTGTTATATAGACCAGCCCTACAACTGAtgtcatcaatttttttttttaattgtgacAAAATCAATCAACCCTGTGtaactaaaaattcaaaatataattttattaccatAGTTTTTTAGTTCTTCTCGATCTTTTAACTTTTCTCTTTATCACCCATTTAGAAGTTTAGAATCAATTCCCTTACCTAACTACTCACTCATCTCTTCATCAAATGGAGGTTGATTTTGATCACAAGGTTTCAAACACTTACCAACAACAATTTCATCTCCAAATGTTTGTAAatcaacattcaaaattttttttgtctgaaaatatgtgaagaatcttaaaatagaaaattacataGTAAATGCTTGATACAAAAACTaaagaaagtaaagaaaaatatattaaactgtGAGAAAAAAGACCCTAAGAAATCtccttgtatatatattaaacaaaatcccagaaaataatatatagatttcttttttaaatccgACTTTTCTgggttttaattttctttatacaAGGTTCGGTTTCCATGAGCTATTTTTTTTATCCTCAATTTTgctattctttttatattttattcatgaaAATCTACGTCTTTTCCATCCCCATCTCATGGCCTCAACTCAAACTATTTCTTATATTGCTTTTTCCAAGTACAAAAGgtgtaagtaaaaaaaaaaaaactaaattaatatcAATTAGTGTAGAGACAATTCTTTACAATTATAAAATGGGCACTTTTATTTATTGTGGAGGAATAGAGTAATGAATGAGACGTGGATGAGTAGAGGAAGTCTATTTgagttttcttgatttttcttttttttttggtagtaTTCTTCGATATTTGAATTTGAACAAACCACGGAGGAAAAAAGGAATCTAAAGCAGAttcagaataaaataaaataaaataaaaaggtccAAAAATGGGTACTGATGAAATGTTTGAGAGAGATGGGAGAATCTGGAAGAAGAAAATCAAAGATTTgtaatacaaaaacaaaaattcaagattaaattatttcaagaaaatgaaaacattcttagtttatatgtttataaatatatagataaaCAAATAATACATGTCACAATGATATATTAGTTTCCgtcactaaaattttaaaaagtaaacgAAGTTAGCCTCAAGGACTAATGTAGGTAACACTTGTATAATAAAAAAGAAGTCTAAAAACTAATGTAAATTACGTTCTAGCAACTACGAGTTTTGATTGTGAAAATGAAAAGCACCGAATTATACTGCGAAAATTAAACTCTTCTCAAATATGcgaaacctttttatttttaatagtgaATGTGAAAAATACTCCTTTGTAATTTATAAGCAATCACTACCACTagatatgaattataaaattaaaatattagaaaaagacCAAATAATACTACACTCAAGATTCACTGGGTATTTGAAAAACTCTTCTATCTACAAACACTTTactgaaaatataataaaataaattttattttatgaacctttttaatgatattatctatgattcatttttaattatttaataatattttagtaattatttttatgttactAACATatgattttgataattattttaccGCGAACCTTGAATCCCGAACATTGagtattaaaccctaaactttaaattataaattttaaactcTAATCTCGAACTCAAACTTAAATTCGAAATGTTTAGAGTTTAGTGTTCGAGTTTAGAGTTTGGAGATCGAGATTCAAGGTTGGGTTCAAGGCTCAAGCTCAAGTTTTAGGGTTTGAGATTCGAGAGTTGGAGTCGGGATTTAGGATTAGGAATTCAAAATTCAAGGTTTAACgataaaaaatttaccaaatttatgacataaaaaaattattgaaatgttattgaataattaaaagatgaccataaataatatgatagaaaaagttcataaaaaaatttctccacaataaaaaaaattgaaaaacatgttTTTCTTAAGGATAATACTTATCCAGAAATCCCCAAAAAAGAAATGGCTTCTAACTAAAAGcattttattaactaaaatacTTAAAGCAATTATTAAGTTTCTTATttaattgaaaaggaaaaaataaaaataatcaaaggtgttaattttttatcattggaTCCAACTGTTaaggttttaaaaatgataaaaaagaaagatttgacGAACTGACGGATTGTGTAGCGCCACGGTGGATGCACAATAAGGCAAAACATGCTATTTTGTTCAATAACCTAAAACCTATGCTAgttcctttttttatattttcttttcaattgtgATACTGGGAAAGAAAACCCACATGTAAAATATATTCTAATGTACAAAAAAGAATTCTAAGTTAGTATTTTAAAGATAATATCATACTTGTACAATTATACAGTGCATGTGTGTGATTCCAAGCAAGTAAAGACAAAGTATCTTAAACACTATCTTACGGTTCTTACCTACTTGTCCTTTAAGGAAAGGCAAAGGGCCACAACGCTTGATTCATGAATTTCATTGCTTGGTGGTATAAACAACATTGGGAATAAAGTTGTCCGTTAAGGAATGTGGATAAAGCCTGCATCGCTTTCTGCCTCAATTTGCTGTTCCCTTACATGAATCTACTTTTTGCTTGTTCAAGCAAATATTACAGTATCTATTTTTTTCATCAGTATGACATAAAATAGATTTATGAGGTGGTACAAAGAAGGGGAATATAAGATTAGAAAGACTATGAAAATGACTTCCCTCTCGGAATTTTTTAGTACATAAAGTTTTtatccactttttttttttggtacataAGGTTAGGTTGTCGGCCATATActtcaatttcatctattcaTTCCACAATGGTTTTGTTGTTAGACATGCTTCAACTTACTTGGGCTTGGGAATTTCAAGGTAAGATCTAAGGTTTTTTACTGTATAAAACCTCTTAAGGTTGCATAGCATAGCATGTTTTCTCTTTGGACATTGGATTAGCCTCACATGTACTAGCTATCCCGTGCCAATGGCCAGATATGCATGGGCTAATATTAGACTTCAACTAGTTCCATGCTCTCAATGCATTCTTgctgatattttaatttttgtttgaagAGAAATTCATTAATATGTAAATCAttataatcaaaagaaaagaattatAATGATTctcaaacattaaaaaataagtttaaagaaatacatattaaagaaaaaatatatgaacATATAACGAAAAGTTAAGTCATACCAGAAAAAACATCTAACCCTAAGAAATAACGCCAATAAAAACGTGAATGCTATGGATACAAAATCACATCATGGAGGCATAACCACCAGAATGGATCAAACGAGTTGTTACTATCCTAAGTCCAACATTTGAGTTGTGTTGACAGGGAAATCAACTCCTATGGGAGAAGTATTTGAAGTGTCGTCTTTTGAGTAGTCAATCCGAATAACAATAAAAGGTATTGTCCTATTGTCAAGTTTTTGTCCTCACCCTTCGTGGAGAGCTATATACTGTTCATGGAGGGGGTGCCTCAATTTGTGGAGATTAATACATACAATACTTGGGATACGTGTTAGTATTGAAAATGTGAATAATTATGGAGTTATCTAGTGTGCAATAGCTCAAACCACAAAATTAGGCTTTATATAGATATATACGCCTTATAATAACACTTATCTTGAATCTTGCAAGCATTGATGTCCACGAATTGAAGCATCCTCTTTCGTAAGTTGTTCACGGCTCTCTGCGGATGGTGGTTTAATAtactgattttgggcctagtcagaatagtggtttcgtgaccacaaaattcgagatagaaataattattttatgattattttaaggtctatgatatgattgcatgattgtgtgaaaatttcgtgaagaaattttatgcataaagtgcttaaattgaaattagggaccaaatcgaataatttgcaaaacttgtattctagaagtttctagtatgaaattgttttgaaatattaattaggaggtattaaatagcaattttaccaatttctaagtctatggacaaaaattggacatggatggaatttttggaaagtttagtagtaagggcattttggtcatttaggggtaaaatgaattaaaatacaaaattaaaagccaattttgctcatcttcaaacccatggccgaatatagcgaggagaaaccatggatagggtttttcaagcttccaagctcgattgtaagtccgttctagcctcgtttttaatgatttttacgtttttggagtctcggtagctcgatttagcttatgctagcaataatttaacctagggtttatatttggaaaaatacccataggtgaaatttgtgtattttggtgttttatgatagaatatgaggttttcaattatgttagacaacttgtgctactcgattttaagtgaaaacgagcaaaagggcttaatcggtaaaaatacctaatagtcataagtacatgttagagtgagaatttgatggtgccatagaagggaaaaatgatcagcatgtcataaaacataagaaaataggctgaagtttaatttacgagctttggggcaaaagtgtaaatatgtgaaagtttaggggcaaaattgtaatttttccaaaatatgattttgggtcaatttgaataatgtgagtcctaattagactatattttaaatgatagagcaaggaaaactgaaattcaggctaaaatggggaaaataccaagttgtggatgaaatggtaaaagtagctattttcgcatacgaggtaagttcatatgtaaatgttggtaacatagttattgttttaaatgttttaatgttatttaaatgatatgataatttttatgaaatatcatacttgtgacaattgtttgataatatgtcaaattatgtgatatacttggaaaatgtgaaatactaccaagtatcggtatcgacattctgtagaagatggttgagacacatgattgggaaaatggtcccgttgaaccttaggaatggattaggatacaagtgacatgccactgggatatttgggcatcagagctcgttgagttgagtccgagttcgcttatggatgcgaatgtccgaactcgttgagttgagtccgagttcgtgagatgtaactaggcatccgagctagttgagttgattccgagttcacttatgtgcaaactttccatgtatccgaattatattccgatgtattcaacgggtaaagttctactcaaatggaggaatacttaagatgaaagggacgtattggtaagtgttgtgaaatggatacgttgaacaggtatgtacttaaccctcgggttgaaaaatcaatataacaacaatatggtaagatgataaatgaaaatatgatatgaatgtcttggtgatgattatgcaaatgatgttttatgtttgcttatatggttatgttacttgttatttgcatgtgaacttattaatcatttatgcttactccctccttttcattccttgtagttttgacaagccagctcgaaaatcgggaacggtcggaagctcgctcacactatccgtataccatcttggcataatggcttgtatattttgagtatggcatgtatagcattataatcattttgtatatatggtcttatgatatggttattgagtggtatggaaatgcttggtaatgattagccattggaatggctaatcatgatcatatttggtgttatgtatgtcaaattgctagctaatccatggaaaccatgaaataggtaaaatttaccataaaatagattcagatagcaatagtgatgtgaatttgaaaaatcactaaaatagtagaaatggaattaaataatgaataagttatggaatcgaatcttgatgagtctattttcatatggaagaagcgaaacaggtatatgagctatattttatgagatgtttaaatttttgtgaaacagggccagagcaatttctggatccccttttttgactttggaaattcaccataaattttaaaaagataattagaagtcatgctttatatgtacagattccttattgagtctagttttattagagacaaacggcatagtcattgaagctctgtacagggagatatctgattactaatacacagaggtcagagcagtcaaactctgaaacaggggagactttaactaataaaatgtactaatttgctcaaccaaaaattctataaaaaaattagcaaatacatatatgagtctagttttagggaaaatttacggaattgtatttcgagtttcgtaactcaagatatgatttttaaagcgactgtgatgcagttagccagcttgtctggaaattttaaaatgaattgtatgagctgtttaagtaatgaattaagtccgttaacacctcgtgttcgactccggcaacggtctcgggtacggggcgttacaggtGGGGACAAAACCCCAACAAGGGTATAATACTTTTCATTGTTAACTGTTCGGATTGACAACCTAGAAGATGACTCTTCTAAGATTTCTTTCAAAAGAGCCGACAATCTTCATTCTAAAAAATCTCCCTATTTTGAAGCTTGAAAGTAAAAGAAGTTTGTGTCCTGCACTCATTAGAATTTAAAAAGTATATGCTTCATCCATCTATAACATCGATGAATAATAAGGGCAAACAACAGACCTCCGTGTACTCAGCAGCTGAAACTGCTCATGCACAACTTTTCACAAAGGCCATTGATCTTGAACTTTCGTAGCGTTTCCATTAACTGAATCGTTTGTTTTCATGTAAATATGGATCCTGACTTGATGCTCCAACCGTCACACGTGGCCTTATTTTGTGCATGCATGGAAGGAATTGTGCACTACCTAGAATATGAGACTGAACCAGAGACCATGGCTCCATTCCTTACGGGTCGAATATCTGTCACGGCCTGGCTAGCAGAAGTAGCAAACCCAACCCTTCATGTAGTCTGGAAGCTTCCTATTGGATTCTTGATGCCATGAAAAATACAGCCTTGAATCCATACCATGACTATAAGCAGGTTTTTGTTGCGTATTATATAACCCCTGATATTTCAGTCAATCATCCATTGTTTGCAATTTCTACCCACTTTGTTGCTAAATATATTAGTAGATTATTACCGAAAGGGGTCAGAAATGATTCAATGCCTCGCACTTATCTTAATTAGTAAATAACTGAAATACAGGGATGTATCTTTTTCCCTAGGCTAGGGTCTCTCATGACAACCATCTTTTTTAGACAAAAGAAGCCGTAGTCTTATAATAAGGAAATTAAGGAGTTGCAAATATTGAAAATTGAACATCAGGTATTTTAGATGGTAGCTACTTCTTAATGTGGATTGCAGGATAAgtatcatttttctttaattctaCGTACAAGGTTTACATGGGTTGGCTTGAAATTTGAATGGTAAGTTCAATTTCAAatggattaaaaaaaaaattatttccaaCTAACCCCTGAGATAAAATAATTGGTtttgtataaaattttcaaatcaactACGATATTATGCTGCCTAGAAGGAAGAGAGAAGAAGACTCCCCTCCATTTTGCAGCTATGAAAGGGAGGGTTAATGTAATCAGCGAAATGCTTTCGAGTAGTGGCAGAGTGTATTGAAGGTGTGACAGTTAAAAGAGAAACCTGTTTGCGCCTAGCCATTAAGAACAGCCAGTTTGAGGCCATTAAAGTTATGGTTGAATGGATTCTAGAGATGGAGAAAGAAGACATCTTAAATCTCAAGGACGAGCTAGGCAATACTATTCTGCATCTAGCAATACTCATTAGGTTTTTCGATATCGCTTTTCATGATCGAAACCCTTACAAACATATTTCCATTGCAGTTGGAGCTTCATATTTGTGCCGTTGCGTTGTTTTTCACATACAACACTGCAACGACCACCATTGCACACCAAGTAGTTTAAGCATCTTCATCTTCATCCACGACGGTATTTTCTGCAGTCACACAACTTATAACTAAGTTGCTGAAACGACTAATAAAGGTGTTCAAAGAACTTGTAATGGACATCATCCAAAGAATGAAAACTCCTTGAAATATTACTGATTAAAATTGCTATTAGTCCATGTACTTCTTCAACATTTAAGATTTAGTCCCTGCACTTTACAAGTAAAAAGTCAATCCCCtactttttcaatctcaattcaTTATAGTTGTTTGTAATTTCttcaaaatttgtcaacttaacatatttaatttttgtcaATCATATGCAATGTCATATGATGACAGTCTAATTAACATGCCAAGTTGACATATTCGGTATAATCTTAATCACCAAAATTTacgaaaaacaaaataaattaaacgctcaatttgtattaaatattgtaattatttaagtttatttttttacctaattaTTATTTAGATACTATTTATCCTTAAACATTGCAgttattaaactttatttttactaaattaa
It includes:
- the LOC107923961 gene encoding ribonuclease TUDOR 1, which produces MAASTASGTGWYKGRVKAVPSGDSLVIMALTSNRPGPPPEKTITLASLIAPRLARRGGVDEPFAWDSREYLRKLCIGKEVTFRVEYAVPSIGREFGSVYLGGDKNVAMLVVSEGWAKVREQGQQKGEASPFLAELLRLEEQAKQQGVGRWSKVPGAAEASIRNLPPSAIGDPSNLDAMGLLAANKGSPMQGIVEQVRDGSTVRVYLLPDFQFVQVFVAGIQAPSMGRRAAAETVVETDLTSDEQNGDASAEPRAALTSAQRLAASSTASSEVSPDPFGPEAKYFTEVRCLNREVRIVLEGVDKFSNLIGSVYYPEGDTAKDLALELVENGLAKYVEWSANMMEDDAKRRLKSAELQAKKARLRMWTNYVPPATNSKAIRDQNFTGKVVEVVSGDCIVVADDSIPYGSPLAERRVNLSSIRCPKMGNPRRDEKPTAYAREAREFLRTRLVGKQVSVQMEYSRKVPMADGAPAASADSRVMDFGSVFLLSSIKGDGDEVSAANASAAGSQQPGLNVAELVVGRGFGTVIRHRDFEERSNYYDALLAAESRAISGKKGIHSAKDPPVMHIQDLTMASAKKARDFLPFLNRGRIPAIVEYVLSGHRFKLLIPKETCSIAFSFSGVRCPGREEPYSDEAIALMRRKIMQRDVVVEVETVDRTGTFLGSLWESKTNVAVTLLEAGLAKLQTSFGSDRIPDAHLLEQAELSAKRKKLKIWENYVEGEEVSNGPATVENKQKELLQVVVTEILGGGKFYVQTVGDQRVSAIQKQLASLTIQEAPVIGAFNPKKGDIVLAQFSMDNSWNRAMIVNAPRGGVQSPTDNFEVFYIDYGNQEEVPYSQLRPLDPSLSASPGLAQLCSLAFLKVPSLDDEFGTEAAQFLSEQTMGSSLQFTAMIEERDVSGGKVKGKGTGTVLIVTLVAEKSDLSINAAMLQEGLARLEKRKRWESKDRKSVIDNLENFQKEAKTGRRGIWQYGDVDSDDDEDLPTLAAAAAKKTGAGRR